Proteins from a single region of Nitrososphaerota archaeon:
- a CDS encoding molybdopterin-dependent oxidoreductase: MTLEDARLSVVGKPLPRVGAASKATGQAKYTDDLTLPGTLHAKLLRSIYPHALVKSVDVSRAESIEGVKAVITGKDLPTKYGIMPTSEDETALAVDKVRYVGEPVAAVAATDPEVADEALKAIQVEYEPLPSIFSVEKALSTSEPRIHDYGHAPNIQRMASLEFGNVQGGFSKAEYVREDTFFYAGSNHLSIEEHSALASYGPDGRLTLWSSTQVPHYLHKTLANVLGLPPQRVRVSVPEVGGGFGAKTDIFSHEIAASKLSMVTRLPVKITCTREEVFYLHRGRHPTVIWLKSGFTRDGRLTAVHIRTALDGGAYGSYGSATTYYTGALLPATYRIPSYKFEGLRAFTNKPPCGPKRGHGTPQPRFAMECQMDKAAEALGLDPTSIRLRNAVKPFSKTVNHLRITSCGLEDCIRKVAEASGFEGKRGKLGKGRGVGFAVGSYLSGAGLPIYWNDMPHSGAEVKVDRGGEVTVYCMATDIGQGSTSVITSIAAEVLGIDQSDVQAVTADTDLTPVDLGSYSSRVTFMAGNAVLEASKKIRSLVFKAASERLGVPEEDLEAKGRRVYSVKDGTKSVGWPEAVRLAESKFGTLAAGGSYKPPKLAGPYKGSGVGPSPAFSYSACVAQVACDPTTGLVQVEEIWLAHDVGRAINPKLVEGQIEGGVLMGLSEALMEEQVVREGLVTSSSFLGYKVPTALDVPEIHSIIVETIDPEGPFGAKEAGQGPLLPVAPAIANAVYDALGVRVDEVPITPDKVLKAMESKAKKEPQRKPRTFPTVQFPEPTNVAPPDGFDRPVTNPPAGRSGG; this comes from the coding sequence ATGACGCTGGAAGACGCACGCCTGTCCGTGGTGGGAAAGCCGCTCCCCCGGGTGGGGGCAGCTTCGAAGGCTACGGGCCAGGCGAAGTACACCGACGACCTCACCCTGCCGGGGACGCTCCACGCCAAGCTCCTGCGGAGCATCTACCCGCATGCCTTGGTGAAATCCGTCGATGTCTCGCGGGCTGAATCGATCGAAGGAGTCAAGGCCGTGATAACGGGGAAGGACCTCCCCACCAAGTACGGCATAATGCCGACCAGCGAAGACGAGACAGCCCTGGCCGTGGACAAGGTGCGGTACGTGGGCGAGCCCGTCGCAGCCGTCGCCGCCACCGACCCGGAGGTGGCCGATGAAGCGCTGAAGGCCATACAGGTGGAGTACGAGCCCCTCCCATCCATCTTCTCCGTCGAAAAGGCCCTCTCCACAAGCGAGCCGAGGATACACGACTACGGCCACGCCCCCAACATACAGAGGATGGCGAGCCTCGAGTTCGGGAACGTCCAGGGCGGGTTCTCCAAGGCCGAATACGTCCGCGAGGACACCTTCTTCTACGCGGGGAGCAACCATCTCTCTATAGAGGAGCACTCCGCCCTCGCCTCCTACGGTCCGGACGGCAGGCTGACCCTGTGGTCCTCGACCCAGGTGCCCCACTACCTTCACAAGACCCTCGCCAACGTCCTGGGCCTCCCTCCGCAACGCGTCCGGGTGTCAGTCCCCGAGGTCGGAGGCGGATTCGGGGCGAAGACGGACATCTTCTCCCACGAGATAGCAGCTTCGAAGCTCTCGATGGTCACCCGGCTCCCTGTGAAGATTACCTGCACGAGGGAAGAGGTGTTCTACCTCCACAGAGGAAGGCACCCCACCGTCATCTGGCTGAAGTCGGGCTTCACCCGGGATGGCCGCCTGACGGCGGTTCACATCAGGACCGCTCTGGACGGCGGAGCCTACGGTAGCTACGGCTCGGCTACCACCTACTACACAGGCGCCCTCCTCCCGGCGACATATCGCATCCCGAGTTACAAGTTCGAAGGGCTCCGCGCGTTCACGAACAAGCCGCCCTGCGGCCCCAAGCGCGGGCACGGGACGCCACAGCCCAGGTTCGCGATGGAGTGCCAGATGGACAAGGCGGCCGAAGCCCTCGGCCTCGACCCCACATCAATCCGGCTCCGGAACGCAGTCAAGCCCTTCTCGAAGACGGTCAACCATCTGAGAATCACGAGCTGCGGTCTCGAAGACTGCATCCGCAAGGTCGCCGAGGCGTCAGGCTTCGAAGGGAAGCGCGGCAAGCTCGGGAAGGGGAGAGGGGTCGGATTCGCGGTCGGGAGCTATCTCAGCGGAGCGGGGCTCCCGATATACTGGAACGACATGCCTCATTCCGGGGCCGAGGTCAAGGTGGACAGAGGAGGCGAGGTCACGGTCTACTGCATGGCCACAGACATCGGGCAGGGTTCAACGTCGGTCATCACCTCGATAGCCGCAGAGGTCCTCGGCATAGACCAGTCGGACGTCCAGGCGGTCACGGCAGACACGGACCTCACGCCGGTGGACCTCGGGAGCTACTCGAGCAGGGTCACTTTCATGGCTGGGAATGCCGTCCTCGAAGCAAGCAAGAAGATACGCAGCCTGGTCTTCAAGGCGGCCTCCGAGCGCCTCGGCGTGCCCGAGGAGGACCTCGAGGCGAAGGGGAGGCGCGTCTATTCGGTGAAGGACGGTACCAAGTCCGTGGGCTGGCCGGAAGCGGTCCGCCTCGCGGAGTCGAAGTTCGGGACGCTCGCTGCCGGGGGGAGCTACAAACCCCCGAAGCTTGCCGGGCCTTACAAGGGGTCGGGGGTGGGCCCGTCGCCTGCGTTCAGCTACTCTGCATGCGTGGCACAGGTCGCCTGCGATCCTACCACCGGCCTTGTCCAGGTGGAGGAGATATGGCTGGCGCACGATGTCGGGAGGGCGATCAACCCCAAACTCGTGGAGGGGCAGATCGAGGGGGGCGTCCTCATGGGGCTGAGCGAGGCGCTGATGGAGGAACAGGTGGTCCGCGAGGGCCTTGTGACGTCGTCGTCCTTCCTCGGGTACAAGGTCCCCACCGCCCTGGACGTTCCAGAGATCCACTCGATCATCGTGGAGACGATCGACCCTGAAGGGCCCTTCGGAGCCAAGGAGGCTGGGCAGGGGCCACTCCTCCCCGTCGCGCCTGCCATAGCCAATGCGGTCTACGATGCCCTCGGAGTCCGGGTCGACGAGGTCCCCATCACCCCTGACAAGGTGCTGAAGGCGATGGAGTCCAAGGCCAAGAAAGAACCCCAGAGGAAGCCAAGGACCTTCCCTACCGTCCAATTCCCCGAGCCAACGAATGTGGCTCCACCCGATGGCTTCGACAGACCCGTGACGAACCCGCCGGCGGGACGGAGCGGAGGGTGA
- a CDS encoding FAD binding domain-containing protein gives MLRLPKFEYLSPATVEEAVRILAEAGPDAALVAGGTDLFPRMMRRQREPRLIVSAAEITSLRGIRGDAKDGLTVGPNTTLAQLSAEHAIRKHYPALSEAAACVASPQIRSAGTVGGNLLQETRCTFNDESYWWRQSSGPCLKSGGSVCHVAAKSARCWAVSSSDLAPVAVAMGAVLSFAGPKGTRVVPAGEFYSDDGINPVKKSSDEILIGISFPSAEGLLSTYLKLRRRGAVDFPLMGVAAVVRVDGRGTCLESRVVVGGIASWPLAVPGVDAILRGRELSPVLIDEVASAAYEAARPMDNADLTLLYRKTMVREYVGRALRGFAHGSRGFRPAPP, from the coding sequence ATGCTCCGTCTCCCGAAGTTCGAATACCTCTCTCCGGCCACCGTCGAAGAGGCGGTCAGGATCCTTGCGGAGGCCGGCCCGGACGCAGCGCTCGTCGCAGGAGGGACTGACCTCTTCCCGAGGATGATGAGGCGCCAGCGGGAGCCACGTCTGATCGTGAGCGCGGCCGAGATCACCTCTCTAAGGGGGATTAGAGGAGACGCGAAGGACGGCCTCACAGTCGGTCCGAACACGACCCTGGCGCAGTTGAGCGCCGAGCATGCCATAAGGAAGCACTACCCTGCCCTCTCAGAGGCGGCGGCTTGCGTGGCCAGTCCCCAGATTCGGAGTGCCGGGACGGTCGGGGGCAACCTCCTCCAGGAGACGCGCTGCACGTTCAATGACGAATCATACTGGTGGCGGCAGAGCTCCGGTCCCTGCCTGAAGTCGGGGGGGAGCGTCTGTCACGTGGCGGCCAAGAGCGCGCGGTGCTGGGCCGTGTCTTCTTCCGACCTCGCCCCTGTGGCGGTGGCGATGGGAGCCGTGCTGTCGTTCGCCGGTCCGAAGGGGACCAGGGTCGTCCCGGCGGGGGAGTTCTACTCCGACGACGGCATCAACCCGGTCAAAAAATCATCGGACGAAATCCTGATAGGGATATCCTTCCCATCGGCAGAAGGGCTCCTATCGACCTACCTGAAGCTAAGAAGGCGCGGCGCCGTCGACTTCCCCCTCATGGGGGTGGCGGCCGTGGTCAGGGTCGACGGCCGGGGAACCTGTCTGGAATCTCGGGTGGTCGTCGGCGGCATTGCGTCTTGGCCCCTCGCTGTTCCAGGAGTGGACGCCATCCTTCGCGGCAGAGAGCTTTCCCCCGTACTGATAGACGAGGTGGCATCAGCCGCCTATGAAGCCGCGAGGCCCATGGACAACGCCGACCTGACCCTGCTGTACAGGAAAACGATGGTCAGGGAGTACGTCGGGCGCGCCCTAAGGGGGTTCGCTCATGGGTCGAGGGGGTTTCGCCCCGCGCCTCCTTAG
- the fdhD gene encoding formate dehydrogenase accessory sulfurtransferase FdhD yields MPKTERPGSVVPVSVKAVEGGSAMDKDDLLATEEPLEIRVVTPDGRGSGTKHSVAVTMRTPGNDFELAAGFLFSEGAVKRGDDIESIAYCTDPLEPQNYNIVNVTLSPGLTFDADRLSRKVYTTSSCGICGKASIELVRSECAVRPVGTFQIDGGVLGKLPEKMKEAQSLFAKTGGIHASALFDPEGRLLLLREDVGRHNALDKVVGALLLQRKLPASDTLLLVSGRASFELVQKAVMAGIPVVAAIGAPSSLSRQLAEEYGVTLAGFVRGDRFNIYCNGQRLSI; encoded by the coding sequence ATGCCTAAGACGGAGCGCCCCGGGAGCGTGGTCCCCGTATCGGTAAAGGCGGTGGAAGGTGGCTCCGCCATGGACAAGGATGACCTGCTCGCCACCGAGGAGCCTCTGGAGATAAGGGTCGTCACTCCGGACGGGAGAGGCTCTGGCACCAAGCACAGCGTGGCCGTGACCATGCGGACGCCAGGGAACGACTTCGAGCTTGCGGCAGGCTTCCTGTTCAGCGAGGGAGCGGTAAAGCGTGGCGACGACATCGAATCGATCGCCTACTGCACCGACCCGCTCGAGCCACAGAATTACAATATCGTGAACGTCACCCTCTCTCCAGGGCTCACCTTCGACGCCGATCGACTCAGCAGGAAGGTGTACACCACTTCGAGCTGCGGCATATGCGGAAAGGCGTCAATCGAGCTGGTGAGGTCGGAGTGTGCGGTCAGGCCTGTGGGGACCTTCCAGATCGACGGCGGGGTGCTCGGGAAGCTCCCGGAGAAGATGAAGGAGGCTCAGAGCCTCTTCGCAAAGACAGGGGGGATCCATGCCTCCGCCCTCTTCGATCCCGAGGGAAGGCTGCTCCTCCTCAGAGAGGACGTGGGGCGGCACAACGCCCTGGACAAAGTGGTCGGGGCGCTGCTCCTGCAGAGGAAGCTCCCTGCGTCGGACACCCTGCTGCTCGTGAGCGGACGCGCGAGCTTCGAGCTCGTTCAGAAGGCCGTCATGGCGGGCATCCCGGTTGTAGCAGCCATTGGGGCGCCCAGCAGTCTCTCCAGGCAGCTGGCTGAAGAATATGGTGTAACGCTCGCAGGCTTTGTGCGCGGAGACAGGTTCAACATCTACTGCAACGGCCAGAGGCTCAGTATCTGA